In Molothrus ater isolate BHLD 08-10-18 breed brown headed cowbird chromosome 21, BPBGC_Mater_1.1, whole genome shotgun sequence, a single genomic region encodes these proteins:
- the EMC6 gene encoding ER membrane protein complex subunit 6 — translation MAAVVAKREGPQFISEAAVRGNAAILDYCRTSVSALSGATAGILGLTGLHGFIFYFLASVLLSVLLVLKAGRRWNKYFKSRRPLFTGGLVGGLFTYVLFWTFLYGMVHVY, via the coding sequence ATGGCCGCCGTGGTGGCCAAGCGCGAGGGACCGCAGTTCATTAGCGAGGCGGCGGTGCGGGGCAACGCGGCCATCCTGGACTATTGCCGCACCTCGGTGTCCGCCCTGTCGGGCGCCACGGCCGGGATCCTCGGCCTCACCGGCCTGCACGGCTTCATCTTCTACTTCCTGGCCTCCGTCCTCCTGTCcgtgctgctggtgctgaaggCCGGGCGGCGGTGGAACAAGTACTTCAAGTCGCGGAGGCCGCTGTTCACGGGGGGGCTCGTGGGAGGGCTCTTCACCTACGTCCTGTTCTGGACTTTCCTGTACGGAATGGTTCACGTGTACTGA